Part of the Coregonus clupeaformis isolate EN_2021a chromosome 8, ASM2061545v1, whole genome shotgun sequence genome, cGACTTATTTCACACATTACTGATATGGCTGTTCCAGTTTATATAGTTTAGGCAGTCTCAGTAATCAATCTTCCCTACCCCAACAGTCATTATGAATGCAGGTTGCATGTGAttaaaagttcaaattgttggatatcctaactatggctggattccaataggaattacacatcacattccaagccagcataatgtgacttttaggcttgatgtggcctgtaaaccaggagtttcagaccaGTGTGTTAGGGTGTAACTAGGTCCTCAAAGGCtttatgatatatgtaatgtgtTGTCATAATGAGTTTAATTTGAAAGATAACATATTCACTTAGACACTAACTTGGTGAAGGCTATAGTACTGAAAACTATTCAatacaacaaccatgtctctgtggctaacaaatacagtcatgggaggTAACTACAATTCACTCTAAATACAAGGCAATCAAGGGATGCAAAAAGGTAgaataattgttttattctgtgaacAGCATATTTTTTTATAGAATTAACTGAATTCCATCTGGATATTGGGACAGACATGCATACCATTTTGGACATGCGGTCAAATCAAATAAGACCAACAACAATCCACACGCAACCAAGGCTCTCCAGCATATACTCTGTGATTACAACCTCATTGATGCCTGGCAAGCACTTAATCCTAATGCAAAAGAGTATACTTTCTACTCACAGGCATAAATAATTCTCACAAATCAATTTCATACTATTATCTACAACTTTTCTCTTTAATCAAGAAAATAGAAATTCGACATATGAGCTTGTTTGAGTCTGCGGCTACATGTGACAGATAATCAAGAAAAAACTGTTTCAGCATCAAGAAAGGTATAGACTATTATCAAAGTAGACTACATAGTCTTCCATTAAATCACAGACATTCAAATTCAATATTCAAATACAAATCAATAATATCATCTGAAGAATATTTCTAGATCCACCTGAAATTTAACTTTAAGTATAGTTAAGGGCCCTAAGCAGTACATATCTGGGTTACTGCGGCCCCTGCAGTAGCACACTGCCACACCTACAGTGAGGATAAGCACCACAGCGCCTCCTACTGATACTCTGATGTAGTTGGTATACCATGCCATCCCTGTCACACATTGTACAACACACATGATTAGACGATACAATATGATAAAGACTAAATGGCTCTATATCATACACTTCCAATGTAATCACAagcattatatattatatttgacaACATAAGCATATAAGCACACTGAAAAGTGTATGGAAGGGATTATTAtgatatcctggttcgaatccaggctctgtcgcagccggccgcgaccgggagactcatgggcggcgcacaattggcccagcgtcgtccagggtaggggagggaatggccggcagggatgtagctcagttgatagagcatggcgtttgcaacgccagggttgtgggttcgattcccacggggggccagtataaaaaaataaatatgtattcactaactgtaagtcgctctggataagagcgtctgctaaatgactaaaatgtaaatgtaaatgatatctAGGTACCTGGGGCGGTTTTGTCATTACTACACTTTACTGTCACATAGGCAGATTTCCAACTGACTAGGTTGGAGGCGTTGCATGTTACAATGATGTCTCtctctgcaggagagagagagaggtgaatctGCTGGGCGTCCCCGTACATCTCGTTGTCTCTCTCCCAGGTGTATGTAAGGTTGGAGTAGCAGGACATGTTGCACACCAGCCGCACCGTACAGGAGTGGTTGGCCAATAGCTTGATGTCTGTCTGGATCACCACCTTCGATATAGGCTTTGACCAaccaggagagagatagagacacataATCAGTCTTCTAAATGATCCCTACCATAGCCATACCACCAGGAGAAAGACGACAGAGGATAAAACTTGATAATGTGATGGAAATGTATCAAAGCATGGTGAGTAAGGTCAGTATAAAACCAACAAATCTTCATTATAGTTTAAAGATCATCAGCCGTGGTCATGGATATAAATTAGAATGATATCAAAATAGGATGCAAAAAGGTGATAACAGCCTACCGTTGACCTTCAGAGTGATGGTCCTACCGCCAATCTGACCTTTGTCCCCTTCGCCTATAACTAGAAAATCCCCTGAGTCTTGCAGTGGCAGTGCTCTGACCGTTAAACTAACGTTTTTGTTGTTCATCTTTAGTCTCCCCTCGAACTGGGATCCAGGTGAATATACACCTTCTGAGTTGACTTCTACTATATCCTTTCCTCTATACTTCCACTACAATGATTTGAAATGTCCCCGCTCTAAGCCTGCCAGCAGCTCCACGGAGTCCCCCACTGTCTTGTTGATGAACAGAGGAACacccacacctgaaacacacaaatacacatgtTATTCTGACATCAATCAATGGTTGCAAACTATATTACAATGATCTTTTCACTGTATATTTATTAATGTAAGTATTGTGTAGCAAGTATTGTAATTACTCATTGTTAAGTTGTAATATTTGTTACAGTGTGCCTACATGAATAATTAAACAATAATACACTACAATGCAAAGTGTTACACAATCAATTAATAGATAATAatggattggatttatatagtgcttttccaggtgtcatttatactgtAAATGGCACTACACATATTTGCACTTTCTATCTGTACGTATCTGAGTGTGTGCGTTTTATTTCACTTCATTAAAGTCCACTCCTCCCCCACATTCAGCAGAACAGTATGAGATGACAGGAAAAGAGAAGTGGGGGTGGATCTGATAACTCCTCCTCAGCTCACAAGTACAAATCACACTGTGTTTACTGTTTAATTATTGACCAGAAATGCATCATATACTGCATGGGCGACATTATAAATAATTGTCAGTCTGAAGTAATGTATGATAATCCTTTACACAAAAACAGCTCTGTCATGAATTAAGACAAAATAAAGTTACAGCTCAATGAAGTGTGGTATTTAGGGCATAACTGCAGTTATCCTAGTCCTGCAGATTATCTTATTATGTAATAGAAACAATCATTCCATACAGTCCCGTATTGCCTTAAATGTAATGAATGACATGCATCTAGCACAGGGTCGTAAGATCTCTTGCATTCTAGAAGCACTGCAACAGCTGCTGACCCAACCACACCTTTGGCACTCATTCAAAACTGCAGAATAAATACATCATGATATGTTGCTGAATATAGGTATTATGTAGGTGTTATCACACAGTAATAAAGCAAACGTTTCGAGGTATCCAACCAATCACTGATGACTAGGCATTCTACAGTCAACACACTAAGCTAACGGTTTTCCTAGAGTTATCATGTAAGAAAGCACATGCAATAGATCCTGTGTGAGGATGATTCTACCCTTTGGTGTCACATTAGACTAAGGAGACCGTTGAAAAGACCCTAAGCAGCCAACTGACTAAAGTCAGTAAGTGGTTATCCATTTAGGCAAGACAGAAAgtatcctttttggttccaaacaCAAAGTGAGAAACTATTCCAACTTCTCGGTCAAGTTTAATGGTGTAGCGGTGAAGGAAAAATGCTCTGTTACATACACCGGGATGTGAACTGGACCAACACATGACATGTGAACTTATGGCTATGAAGGTCATTGGGTAGGTTCACTGCAGGACAAAGTTCCTGGCAAGGTAGACAAGTTCCTGTATACAGAGAGTATGAGGACCCTGGAAACATCTGCCACTATGGCTATGCTTCTATCTCATGGTTCAGTGGCGTATCACAAAATCTGAAGGACAAACTTCAAATGGCCAAAAACAAACTAATGAGAATTATACTCAAGCTCAGCCATTGGGACGCACGTTGGTCCTAATCATTTCAGGGAACTGAACTGACTTCCAGTTAATCTCCTGGTGGTGCAGATTAAACTGTTGATGGTTTTCAAAGTGAGACATGACCTTGCCCCCAGTTACCTGTCTGGTTATTTTAATTTCAGTAGACTCTCATAGCCATGAAAGCTAGAGGGAGGGttcgggggaggagagagagaacgaaagagaaagatagacataaacacagacacagaaaccCCCTAACTGGAACAGTGACCTTCCAGACCATGCAGGGATACTGAAAATAGTCATACACCACTAATGTAATTATTTGGTATGACCTATCTTTAGGATGAGGAGGCAATATGGGAGAACTGGTAATCATGCATACGTAGGTTACTACCTGGAATTCAACACAGTAATATTAATATTCAATATTGTTTCCATGTAAATACCAGACCCTGGCCCATGAGTCTGACCTTTGCTTACTTGGAAGACCCCTTTGCCATCATAGACTTGCATGTCCACATTTCAATATTAAAAGGAAGTGATACACAGTACCAGTACTGACCAGCTCCTCAGAACTCCTGCAGACAGgatatcaaatcatatcaaatcaaattgtatttgtcacattacattttacattttagtcatttagaagacgctcttttccagagcgacttacagttagtgagtgcatacattttcacatgcgcaaatacaacaggtgtagaccttactgtgaaatgcttaattacaagcccttaaccaacaatgcagttcaaaaaatagagttaagaaaatatttactaaataaactaaagtaaaaaataaagtaacacaataaaattataTAACAattacgaggctatatacaggaggtactggtaccgagtcaatgtgcgggggtacaggttagtcaagataatttgtacatgtaggtaggggtaaagtgaacatgcataaataataaacagcgagtagcagcagtgtaaaaataaaggggggggggggtgttaatGTAAacagtccaggtggccatttgattaattgttcagcagtcttatggcttgggggtagaagctgttaaggagccttttggacctagacttggcgctctggtaccgcttgccgtgcagtagcagagagaacagtcaatgacttggATGACTGGAGTATTTGAAAattctttgggccttcctctgacaccgcctagtatataggtcctggatggcaggaaggttggccccagtgatgtactgggccgtacgcactaccttctgttACGCCTTACGGttagatgccaagcagttgccataccaggtggtgatgcaaccggtcaggatgctctcgatggtgcagctgtagaaccttttgaggatctggggacccctgccaaatcttttcagtctcctgaaggggaaaaggtgttgtcgtgccctcttcacgactgtcttggtgtgtttggaccatgatagttcgttggtgatgtggacaccaatgaacttgaaactctcaacccactccactacagccccgtcgttgCTAATGGgagcctgttcggccctccttttcctacaGTCCACGatgagctcctttgtcttgctcacattgagggagaggttgttgtcctggcaccacactgccaggtctctgacctcctccctataggctgtctcatcgttgtctgtgatcaggcctaccactgttgtgtcgtcagcaaacttaatgatggtgttggagtcgtgcttggccacgcagtcgtgggtgaacaaggagtacaggagaggactaatcatttaggaaggttaccttcgctttcttgggcacagggactatggtggtctgtttgaatatGACATCATAAAACTGAGAAGGCACACTTCCTCAAAAAGTCATTCTGAAAATCTCAATGGGTCTTCCACTGATGGGGTATGGCATTTTTATTTTAACTCACACATTTAGGAGCCTAAGATCTATATTAGGCTGAAAGGAGGTTTGACCAAAGCAGGTTATATGGAAGAGTTGATGATGATGACAATATCCATTTACTGTAAGAAAGCACTCATGCCATCTGGTGGATAAAAAATAGTTTATTAAAAAAGCACAGTGCAAAGATATTGTAAAAGTACAGGTCATTAGAAGAAAATGTGAATAATACCTATATTATTTaggaaattcatatacaaatatgtTATTGTATCATCTGAATGACAGATATAATACATTAAAGATAATACATTTTAACACATTTACAACAAAACAATAATACTCAATACAAGGCAGATAATTCCTGTAGCTGCAGATAAGATCCATTTTCATTACAccttatattttttataaagctGTAACAGTAATACACAATTAAACCATGCTTAAGTAAAATATATCTGTTGGTAAATAAAATACGAAAAAAAATCCTTAAAGTACAAGGTGTTTGTCacagtttcggccgaggctgctcctcctccttgttcgggcaggcttcggcggtcgtcgtccccggagtactagctaccaccgttcgatgtttcatgtttgtttggttttgtctgtttgtacacctgtcccttgttagtgtttgattttgtttcctatttagttatcgtgtgctgggtcaggtgttatgtgtgattgttatgtcagctgttagctgttggtgggttttcctctcatgttgtttgttttttgagagtccgcactgcgtgcgcgtttctactattttacgcactgttgtgtgtgtgcgtaattgttcATGCCTCCCGGTAGGGTTGGCCAGTTACCTGTTTGGAGTTATATTTTtggatcactaaagtctgttgacgaacgcccttgttcctgcgcttgatttctcgcaccacatccacactcagcattcttgacagaatcacacatctcaccatggaatcagcaggagcaaccgcgccaacggacatcatggaggaccgtcttcgtggacaggaggacaggatcaaccagatcggtcacgccctggatcgggtgatgaacactctccaccgatgggaaagcagcggggtacccacgcccccacctaccggaccatccccatcggtcagtcctcctgttccccttccggaacccagcgggattcggctctcgctcccgagggcgtacgacggctccgctgccgggtgtcaagggttcctgctgcaagtggagctctacctcgccaccgtacacccggcgccctcgggacacgagagcgtctccgccctcatctcctgtctcaccggcaaggcgttggagtgggccaacgccgaatggaggagaatagacgccgctactattacctatgcggagttctcccgccgcttccgtgccgtgtttgaccatccaccagaagggaaggcggcgggggagcgtctgttctacctccgacaggggatgaggagcgcacaggattttgctttggagttccggactctagcggcagatgcagggtggaatgagcgggccctcatagaccacttccgctgcagcctccgggaggacgtccagagagagttggcgtgcagggataccacgttgtcgtttgaccaactggtcgacatggccattcggctggacaccctgctcgccacccgtggacgtcccgggtgggggttgcccattccaccctccggcacctccgagccgagccctatggagctcggaggtgctggcgctagagaacggaggagtaggaacccgaggggggccgttccctgcaccaactgtggccgtggagggcacaccgcggctaggtgttggggaaggtcccccggtggaggtgaaggcaggccacgcattggggagtcctcccaggtgagtaggcgccctacttacccagagctttctgtcgttcacataaccttgcctgtttgttttccacaggttgcacctcgttcccagcataaggcgctagtagattcaggcgcagctgggaattttgtagatcgccagttctgtgtagagttagggattcctctccttcccgttgataagcctttccctgtacatgccctagatagccgtccgttaggatctgggttaattagggaggtcacagcgccccttaggatgaagacgcagggggtcatgaggagacgattcagctctatctgattgactctcctgcgtatccggtgatgctgggacttccctggttgattacccatgatcctactatttcgtggcgagagaaggctcttaaagggtggtctgttcagtgtgaggggctatgtctgggtgtttccatagggcgacctcggtggaaagtccaaatcaaatgcccgcactgcatattccccccgagtatgaggatttgacactggtgtttagtaagacaagggcggcgcagctgccgcctcatagacagggggattgtgcgatagatctccaattaggagcagcactccccgcggagccatgtgtatcccttgtctcaagaggagaggaaggcgatggaaacttacatcgccgagtctctgagacagggatacatacgggcctccacttcacccgcttcctcaagcttcttttttgtgaagaaaaaagatggaggtttgcgcccgtgtattgattaccgcggtctcaatcagattacggtgaagtacagttatccacttcctctgattgcgactatgacggagtcattacacggtgctcagttcttcacaaaattggatctcaggagcgcatataacttggtgcgcattagagagggcgatgaatggaagacagcatttagcacgacctccggtcattacgagtatctcgtcatgccatatgggttaatgaatgctccctcagtcttccaatcctttgtagatgagattttccgggacatgcaggggcagggagtagtcgtgtacatagacgatattctggtgtacagttctacccgagctgagcatgtagccctggtgcgccgagtattgaggaggctgttggaatatgacctatatgtcaaggcagagaaatgtctgttctttcaggagtcggtctcctttttgggttatcagttgtctgcatcaggggtgaagatggaggttgaccgggtgtcagctgtgcgtagaattggcaaaccccaaccactgtgaaagaggtgcaacagttcttgggttttgcgaatttctaccggaggtttatccgggggttttggacaggtggcagctcccataacgtccctgttgaagggggtccggtgcgcttgcggtggtcagctgaggcggacagggcttttgggagactgaaggacctgtttacctcggcgccggtgctggcgcatccggatcccgctttaccattccaggtagaggtagacgcgtctgaagccggtatcgggccgttctctcacaacggtctggcacaccacctaaactccgcccctgtgctttttattctaagaagctcagtccggcggagcggaattatgacgtaggggacagggagctgttagccgtggtacaagccctaaaggtgtggaggcattggcttgagggggctcaacaccctttcctcattttgaccgaccaccgtaacctggaatacatccgggcagctaggagactgaatcctcgccaggctcgctggactatgtttctagcccggtttgtatttaaaatcacttacatccctgggtcccagaacgggaaggcagatgccctgtctcagagcccactcccatactaccaaagtcttgtctggtggcaccggtggtatgggaggtcgatgcagagatcaagcgggcgttacgcaccgaccctagtcctccacagtgtccagtgggtcggacatacgttccgctcgaggtacgcgatcgcctcatttattgggctcatacgtccccctcctctggacatccaggtatcggccggacagttcactgccttagcactaagtactggtggccaacgttagccagggatgtgagggtttatgtctcctcctgttcggtgtgtgcccagtgtaaggcgcccagacatttgcccaggggtaagctacaacccctgcccgttccgcaacgaccctggtcccacctctcggtggactttgttacagaccttccccctcacaggggaatactaccatcctggtcgttgtggatcggttctcgaaggcctgtcgtctccttcccatgccgggtctccctactgccctacagaccgctgaggctctgtttacccatgtcttccggcattacggggtacccgaggatatagtgtctgatcgaggcccccagttcacctccagagtgtggagagcctttatggaacggttgggggtttcggtgagccttacctcgggttaccacccagagagtaatgggcaggttgaacgtgtcaaccaggatgtgggtaggtttctgaggtcatattgccagggccggccagaggagtgggcgagatatgttccctgggccgaaatggcacaaaactctctccgccactcctccaccaaactaacccctttccagtgtgtgttggggtaccagccggttctggcaccttggcatgagagccagatcgaggcccctgcggcggatgagtgggtgcggcgctcggaggagatgtggaacgctgcccacgttcatctgcagcgggccatccgtcgacataagacgagcgccgatctccaccgcagtgaggggcctgtgtacgcacctggagatcgagtctggctctcgaccagaaacctgcccctccgcctgccctgccggaagctgggtcggcggtttgtggggccgttcaaagtcctgaggaggttgaacgaggtgtgttataggttagaactgcccattgattacaagaatattaacccctcgttccatgtgtctctcctcaggccggtggtagctggtccactccaggactgtgagatagaagagactcctccgcccccgttggacatcgagggggctccggcgtacaccgttaggtccatccttgattcgagacgccggatggggggtctccaatatctcgtagagtgggaggggtacggcccggaggagcggtgctgggtgccgaggagggacatattagacctgtctcttctgaccgagttccatcggggtcatcctacgcgccctgctccgcgtcttcctggtcgtccccgaggccggggtcggcgcacggctggagccgcgcgtcaagggggtggtactgtcacggtttcggccgaggctgctcctcctccttgttcgggcaggcttcggcggtcgtcgtccccggagtactagctaccaccgttcgatgtttcatgtttgtttggttttgtctgtttgtacacctgtcccttgttagtgtttgattttgtttcctatttagttatcgtgtgttgggtcaggtgttatgtgtgattgttatgtcagctgttagctgttggtgggttttcctctcatgttgtttgttttttgagagtccgcactgcgtgcgcgtttctactattttacgcactgttgtgtgtgtgcgtaattgttcatgcctcccggttgggttggccagTTACCTGTTTGGAGTTATATTTTtggatcactaaagtctgttgacgaacgcccttgttcctgcgcttgatttctcgcaccacatccacactcagcattCTTGACACAATCACACATCtcaccatggaatcagcaggagcaaccgcgctaacggacatcatggaggaccgtcttcgtgggcaggaggacaggatcaaccagatcggtcacgccctggatcgggtgatgaacactctccaccgatgggaaagcagcggggtacccacgcccccacctaccggaccatccccatcggtcagtcctcctgttccccttccggaacccagcgggattcggctctcgctcccgagggcgtacgacggctccgctgccgggtgtcaagggttcctgctgcaagtgga contains:
- the LOC123491474 gene encoding LOW QUALITY PROTEIN: SLAM family member 8-like (The sequence of the model RefSeq protein was modified relative to this genomic sequence to represent the inferred CDS: substituted 1 base at 1 genomic stop codon), with protein sequence MQVYDGKGVFQVSKGVGVPLFINKTVGDSVELLAGLERGHFKSLXWKYRGKDIVEVNSEGVYSPGSQFEGRLKMNNKNVSLTVRALPLQDSGDFLVIGEGDKGQIGGRTITLKVNEPISKVVIQTDIKLLANHSCTVRLVCNMSCYSNLTYTWERDNEMYGDAQQIHLSLSPAERDIIVTCNASNLVSWKSAYVTVKCSNDKTAPGT